The following coding sequences lie in one Apium graveolens cultivar Ventura chromosome 3, ASM990537v1, whole genome shotgun sequence genomic window:
- the LOC141712464 gene encoding histone-lysine N-methyltransferase ASHR3-like isoform X1, which yields MNSVEELFCRLALPYVPEEFVIDKTWKDAIVTEMEPPPYVHIKHNIYLVKNKKCDAGDADTGCTTCVSSHCSDNCACRGQSVSCSKSCRCSERCTNRPFRKEKKIKVVKTENCGWGVEAAEFVSNGDFIIEYVGEVISDAMCEQRLWDMKHMGTQNFYLVEVEKDLTIDSTFKGNSSRFLNHSCNPNCKLEKWQLDGETRIGIFAARSIEAGEPLTYDIYGICIADLFNMELRSIVNVAHPIVVAVLAHLIQDDQDHNSLY from the exons ATGAACAGTGTTGAG GAACTATTCTGTCGCTTAGCACTACCATATGTTCCAGAAGAGTTTGTTATTGATAAAACTTGGAAAGACGCTATTGTGACAGAAATGGAGCCACCTCCTTATGTTCACATCAAACACA ATATCTACCTTGTCAAGAATAAAAAATGTGATGCGGGTGATGCTGATACTGGATGTACAACTTGTGTTTCTTCTCATTGCTCCGATAATTGTGCCTGCAG GGGTCAAAGTGTAAGCTGCTCAAAATCCTGTCGTTGCTCGGAGAGGTGCACTAACAGACCATTTCGAAAGGAAAAAAAGATTAAAGTTGTAAAG ACAGAAAATTGTGGTTGGGGCGTAGAGGCTGCTGAATTTGTGAGTAATGGTGATTTCATCATCGAGTATGTTGGAGAAG TTATTAGTGATGCTATGTGCGAACAACGGTTGTGGGACATGAAGCACATGGGCACTCAGAACTTTTACCTAGTTGAAGTTGAGAAAGACTTGACAATCGATTCGACTTTCAAGGGGAACTCCTCCAGATTTTTGAACCACAGTTGTAATCCCAACTGTAAACTGGAGAAATG GCAACTGGATGGGGAAACTCGTATTGGTATTTTTGCTGCTAGGTCTATTGAAGCTGGGGAGCCGTTGACATATGATATTTATGGTATATGTATTGCAGATTTATTCAATATGGAGCTGAGGTCAATTGTCAATGTGGCGCACCCAATTGTGGTGGCAGTCTTGGCGCACCTAATTCAGGATGATCAAGATCATAACAGCTTATACTGA
- the LOC141712464 gene encoding histone-lysine N-methyltransferase ASHR3-like isoform X3: MEPPPYVHIKHNIYLVKNKKCDAGDADTGCTTCVSSHCSDNCACRGQSVSCSKSCRCSERCTNRPFRKEKKIKVVKTENCGWGVEAAEFVSNGDFIIEYVGEVISDAMCEQRLWDMKHMGTQNFYLVEVEKDLTIDSTFKGNSSRFLNHSCNPNCKLEKWQLDGETRIGIFAARSIEAGEPLTYDIYGICIADLFNMELRSIVNVAHPIVVAVLAHLIQDDQDHNSLY, from the exons ATGGAGCCACCTCCTTATGTTCACATCAAACACA ATATCTACCTTGTCAAGAATAAAAAATGTGATGCGGGTGATGCTGATACTGGATGTACAACTTGTGTTTCTTCTCATTGCTCCGATAATTGTGCCTGCAG GGGTCAAAGTGTAAGCTGCTCAAAATCCTGTCGTTGCTCGGAGAGGTGCACTAACAGACCATTTCGAAAGGAAAAAAAGATTAAAGTTGTAAAG ACAGAAAATTGTGGTTGGGGCGTAGAGGCTGCTGAATTTGTGAGTAATGGTGATTTCATCATCGAGTATGTTGGAGAAG TTATTAGTGATGCTATGTGCGAACAACGGTTGTGGGACATGAAGCACATGGGCACTCAGAACTTTTACCTAGTTGAAGTTGAGAAAGACTTGACAATCGATTCGACTTTCAAGGGGAACTCCTCCAGATTTTTGAACCACAGTTGTAATCCCAACTGTAAACTGGAGAAATG GCAACTGGATGGGGAAACTCGTATTGGTATTTTTGCTGCTAGGTCTATTGAAGCTGGGGAGCCGTTGACATATGATATTTATGGTATATGTATTGCAGATTTATTCAATATGGAGCTGAGGTCAATTGTCAATGTGGCGCACCCAATTGTGGTGGCAGTCTTGGCGCACCTAATTCAGGATGATCAAGATCATAACAGCTTATACTGA
- the LOC141712464 gene encoding histone-lysine N-methyltransferase ASHR3-like isoform X2, whose protein sequence is MNSVEELFCRLALPYVPEEFVIDKTWKDAIVTEMEPPPYVHIKHNIYLVKNKKCDAGDADTGCTTCVSSHCSDNCACRGQSVSCSKSCRCSERCTNRPFRKEKKIKVVKTENCGWGVEAAEFVSNGDFIIEYVGEVISDAMCEQRLWDMKHMGTQNFYLVEVEKDLTIDSTFKGNSSRFLNHSCNPNCKLEKWQLDGETRIGIFAARSIEAQYGAEVNCQCGAPNCGGSLGAPNSG, encoded by the exons ATGAACAGTGTTGAG GAACTATTCTGTCGCTTAGCACTACCATATGTTCCAGAAGAGTTTGTTATTGATAAAACTTGGAAAGACGCTATTGTGACAGAAATGGAGCCACCTCCTTATGTTCACATCAAACACA ATATCTACCTTGTCAAGAATAAAAAATGTGATGCGGGTGATGCTGATACTGGATGTACAACTTGTGTTTCTTCTCATTGCTCCGATAATTGTGCCTGCAG GGGTCAAAGTGTAAGCTGCTCAAAATCCTGTCGTTGCTCGGAGAGGTGCACTAACAGACCATTTCGAAAGGAAAAAAAGATTAAAGTTGTAAAG ACAGAAAATTGTGGTTGGGGCGTAGAGGCTGCTGAATTTGTGAGTAATGGTGATTTCATCATCGAGTATGTTGGAGAAG TTATTAGTGATGCTATGTGCGAACAACGGTTGTGGGACATGAAGCACATGGGCACTCAGAACTTTTACCTAGTTGAAGTTGAGAAAGACTTGACAATCGATTCGACTTTCAAGGGGAACTCCTCCAGATTTTTGAACCACAGTTGTAATCCCAACTGTAAACTGGAGAAATG GCAACTGGATGGGGAAACTCGTATTGGTATTTTTGCTGCTAGGTCTATTGAAGCT CAATATGGAGCTGAGGTCAATTGTCAATGTGGCGCACCCAATTGTGGTGGCAGTCTTGGCGCACCTAATTCAGGATGA